The Papaver somniferum cultivar HN1 chromosome 6, ASM357369v1, whole genome shotgun sequence genome segment aaacacaaaagagaaaaaaccaaacatatctatcatgcatattgcttcacaaaaattcttactcaaaattaaaagatcaaatcaacaacagcaaacaatctacattaaccataatcagatgagaaatcaacaggatatcaaaatcaataacagataacagatcaaaaataagaatggaaaaataaatcaaataaaaaatccaacagaacagaagcaaaacctagtaaattggtatgtcaacatcggaacatgaaatcgaaacaaaaaaatttaatcgaaaagatctacattgatgttaacaaattcaaaacctagaaaataaacaaaaattcaaaaacaagcttaaaagatctaaaaaacgattcgaaaaactaaattaagcttcggaaatctaaaataatagatcctaatcttacagaaactaaaacatagaatcgaatcaagactaaacaaaaatcagaatcaagattggaataaaaacgaacgaacccgaagctttgctgagtaaattgaatctctctcggtaatcaaggacaagtgaggctaaagcttgctgagtaaattgaatcaatctctcgataatcaatctctcgaaaataaacaggatatactgaaactgaaagtgaggctaaactgggaaataaaaaagaaaataaacgaattttgaaaactctgggcctgcaaataatttgttggctgcttttgggtgcgcccgtgagattttgtgagggtgggtttcacagtaggaaaatgtgtaagaatgggtctccctgtagttttcacttttccCAATTCTACTAGTgtatgtagtcaatatcggctcTTAATCTCTTATAGACAGCttgccaaaaaataaaaaatgaaaacggCACATGGTCACCTTACGGTATTATGGTGTTAGTCAGGGCGAGCATTTTACCCGTAATCCACGGATTTAACCGAGACCAATCGTATTTTTGCGGATGGATGTCCAGACCATTCGCTAATGGGTTAGACGCGGATGAGATTTTTGTAATCCAACGGATAACGGATTGGGCCaagatgcaaccttgaaaatccgttggacatccatatccgttacaTTAAGCgcatttatatagtttctagAAAATATATAGATAGTTTTGGAAATTTTAGGGTGTTTGTTTGGAGTGTTGTCCGTGGCActtttatatttatatacatGTATAAAATGTATAGGTTCTATAagaaatcatatatatatatgatttatttTTTCATCATAAATTTTAACTTACACAAATTTATTGGATTATCCCCGCCGCACCCAATCCGTTCATCCGTGCATTTATTGGATGTGGAATTGGATGCGTACGAGGTAAAAACCCGTTCAGGGTCCGCCAATGTTTAAAGCCCAACAAAAATGGGACTCACATTAATTCCTAAAGATAATCTATTTGCCTTGCTAGTACCATGTTTGCATTGAGCTCAATAATTTACTCCAAAACTTGCATTAAGCTCGATAATCTACTTGCTTAAAGTCTGTTAAGGTGTCCAAGTAAGTGGCAGACACACGCTACAAACCATCCACGACCCTTCCCTTCTCTCTTAATAATTCTGTCAAACTCTGAGTAAATTAATGGTGATACCTGCAGACAATGCCACGAATCAGCAAATTAAgcaacaaaaatatcaaaatcacatTTCAAGATCTCATTTCTATACGACGTACAGTAAAAgtttcaacaacaaaaaactaACCTTTCGGACATTTATTTCtactttttttctttgtttctcgcTGATAAAAAATCAGAGGTACTCTGTTTTCATGtacatcttcttctttctcataCCCCATTACTGATTTTTTTGCTCTGTTTTTCCTTTCAATCAAATAAACCAATTTCTGGTTAACCCCTAAAGTTGATTCATGGGGTGTGTGGCATTGCTATGAGATTTCATCAATCAATCAATAACAGTCCCTGTCTGTTCCAATTGGTCCCACCACACCATCACCCTACTCTCTCTGTCTGTCTCTCCATTCCCAAATaataattttgttgttttttttctcttgtctTGTGCTTTTCACTGTCCTCTTCTTCTCTGTTCAGCAATTTTGAGGTGAGACCACACCAATTTATGTCATTTCAAAGAATCTCCAACAACTCTCTCTGTTTATCTCTCGACTCTTTGCAACCTACTACTACTACTTATCTTTCCTTTCACTTGTAGAAACAGAGAAATTCTTTGATTCTCCAGCTTGGGATATATTTAAGTTTTACTACTTCAAACAGTTGTTTGATTGTTTCCAATGGTGATGAACAGATAAAATTGgttattcatcatcatcatgtcaTGAGTAATATGAACTTATTAAATCCAGactgctttcttttcttttcaatcaCTGTTCTTCATTTCTTGTTTGCACCTGTTTCTTGCTTTCatcataatcaacaacaacaacagcaatggCTGAATTCACCATCACAACCTCTTACTCAGGTAATTCTTAAGCTAATTTAAATCATGGGTTTTGAATTTGATTGACATTCATTTTGCGATTTTGGGTTTTAGAAATGAGTTTTCTTGATGTGATCAAATTTGCAGGGTTTTGTGATGGAAGATAAATCGAGATTAGGATCAACACCACCAAGTTGTTATAATCGATGTGACCATTGTAATCCATGCATGGCTGTTCAAGTACCAACACCAATTCGTGACAGATTTAGACCTGGTTTAAAGAAATTAGTTccattaatgaagaagaagaagaagaatgaagaaaagaGTACTGAATCAGTATATTCAAAATCATCAACAGGTAATGATCAGTACACAAATTACAAACCCTTAGGATGGAAATGCAGGTGTGGAAATCACATTTTCAATCCTTGATTATTAATGGAGAATTTGTGATTAGATTAATAATTAATCTCGGATTGTTCTTGAGATTCTTTGAAGAACAAGATGCAGTAAGTCTTAGGATTATTGTACCGTTTTCATTACTATACTGTAAATACAGGGGATGTGTAAATAAAGTGTCAAGTAACATCTTATTTTCTCTGTTTTGTGCAACAATAATTTTAGGGTGCCCCTTAACAGTCTTAATGTATTGGATTCCTCTCTGGTCTCTACAGTCTACTGGTTAAAACTGGATTCTCTTATTGAGTCCATGGTCATCAGACATCATCACCCTTCTTATCTTCTTGGGATCATAAACTAGGCCTCATAATTCAATCCTCCTCTCTGAGTTACTGAGAAACTATTTCTGTCATGTGAATGGTAGGGCATTTGTTCATAGGTTTTTGATTCGTAGGTTCCTCTAAATTGTTTTAGCCAATTTTAGAGAAATTGGTGAATACATTGGAATGGTAAAGTCTGTTTGACCAAGATGCTGTTGTTGACCAAGGAGACATGTACTGTAGATTTCATTTATTGGTAGGCTTATAAATTTGACGGGACCAGGCTATTCCTCCTATATCCTTGCTGTTACTACCGACTCTTCTCTACTTTAAGACAGACCGTTAAATTTTGAATATGGAGGTTAAAAATGTCGTGTCTTTGTGGCCAAAGAACAGCGCAAGACCCGGAGAAAGACCATATCCGTTTCAGTGGTCTTGTTATTACGGTGGATTCGGCACTCACacaagattgctaataggggtaccaatTGTTTGGGGGTGCACCCTTGATACCCATATTAGCAGCCTTAAATAAAATAAAGAGTATATTGACTTTATCTCGTTGGAGGAATACATTGGTGGGTCAAAGGAAAAATCGTCAATGTGATGCAACCTAGACTCTAGATCCTAGAATTCAAGGCCATGCTCTCTGGGAAGTCTAATCAGAGCCTGCTTTCCCTAGTCTTAGCGGTGACATAATCCTTAAGAGAGTGAGCTATAAAAACTGCCCAATAGCATTTTAAGACATTACCTACATTTTCAACGCTGCTAAGAGCAAGGGTTATAGAGTGAGATCCTCGTTCACTATGAACGAGTCTCACCCATTTTGGTCTAATTTGGTGATGCTATACATAGTGAGTGAGTCTATTTCTCGCCATAATCACTCGCACATTTATTGGGACGAAAGAGTGCTGGAAAGTCTTCACTGAACGGTTGAAGTTCAGCTGCCCAAGCAAAACGGCTGAAAATGTGCCGTTTGAAGCCCATAAACGGTTGAAGATTTGTCGTTGCAGCAAAAAATAAGAGTAAACGGCTGAACATTAGCCGTTTACTGTAGTTTTCATCAAGGAGGCATAACATCAGCCGCCTGCGCacataaattttcaaaaaaaaaaaagttaccgtTGCGCAATCAACGATTCTATTTTCCACTACATATACCGCACTCTCA includes the following:
- the LOC113285371 gene encoding EPIDERMAL PATTERNING FACTOR-like protein 1, yielding MSNMNLLNPDCFLFFSITVLHFLFAPVSCFHHNQQQQQQWLNSPSQPLTQGFVMEDKSRLGSTPPSCYNRCDHCNPCMAVQVPTPIRDRFRPGLKKLVPLMKKKKKNEEKSTESVYSKSSTGNDQYTNYKPLGWKCRCGNHIFNP